Part of the Natronorubrum daqingense genome is shown below.
GACGGATGGAGTGGATTCTGGTTCCTCTTCGTGGAAATACAAATATTGATCGAATCTCTGACTTCGTGGCTGATCTAACGACGGATGAACTTCGAAGAGTAACCCTTCTGCACGTGACCGATTCAGAGTCTGATCAGGAGGGGAAACCACTCCTGACAGAAGCGCGTCAGAAATTAGTTGATAAGGGAGTTGACGAGCAGTTCATAGAGACGGACCTCATTACCTCGCACGAGGTGGTGGAAACGATTACTGAGCAGGCAAAGAATTATGATACAATCGTCATTGGGGGAACAGAGCCATCGCTTTTAGACCGGGTTTTCGGTGATATTCCCCACCGAATCAGCCAAGAAACAGGATGTCCTGTATTCATCATTCCACCAGAAACAAAGTCGTAGGCCGAGCGTATTCCCTCGTCTTCGAACAGAGAACCGTCTCACTTATGCTGTTTGAGTAGACTCTCCGCCTAACCGCTGAACGAGCGCTTGCCGGAACGTTCGCGGCGCTCGGTTTTCCCCACGAGCCATCACAACGGTTCCACTGCTTTCTTGGACGATTGTCTGCGGGATTGATCCGTAGAGTGCTTGCGCGACGGTGCTCGTTCCCGTTGCGCCGACACAAACAGTATCGTACTTTCGAATCTCCTCAACGAGCGTTTGACGCACATCATCACTCACAATGACCGATTCTTCGTATTCCTTGGGGTCAAGGTCGGCTTGAGTGGCGACCTCTGAGATGGTTTCCTGGCCGATCTCGTTCGGGTCACTTCCGTCTTCGTTTTCGTCTGGCTCGGGTTGTACGTTCAGCAACGTTAGCGTGCTTTCGGGAAACGCTCGATGCAATTCGCCTGCTCGTCGTGCAGAGACCGGAGCATGAGGGCCACCTCCTGCAAGTGTGACGATGCGTTTCGGCCTTTCACTTGGATTTTTCACTAGCGTTACATCACACGAAGCGCGTTCGAGCACCGGATCAATCGTCGAACCGAAGAGTACATCCCGTTTCCTTCGCTCACCGGCCCATCCGAGTAGCACGTGGTTTGCATCCTCTTCGGAAAGCACATTAAGCAGTATCTCTCCAGCATCTCGTCCGACAATCGCGCGCGTTCTAATTCCAACATCAAGGTCTTCGGCAATCTCGCGCGCGTTTTCAAGAAGCGCTTGCTGCGTTTCGACTCGCTCTTCTTCGAACTCGATCTGGGCAGGGGACATCTGCGGTGGGACCTCGATTACGTTCACCGCGACGATCTCAGCATCCACGTCTTGGCTTGCAGCACTCGCAGCGGCATACGTAATGAGCGGGCGTTCCGTTTCTGGATTCGAGACTGGAACGACGATCCGATAGGTCGAATCCGTTGTCGTTTCGTCTTCCGTCGGGGCAACGGCTTCACCAATGAGCGTCGTCGAGAGTGCTTGATCCTTCGCGTAGAATGCATACCAGAGGATACCGATGAGGACGATTCCGAGTGAAATCGCCTGTACTTCCCACGCCATCTGGAGCATGACGCCCACGCAGGCGATGAACCCGAGGATTGGAACCGCTGGATAAAGTGCAGACGGAATGAGAAAGTCCGGTTCGTATTCCTCGGGATTGGCTCGTCGTAGGACGACCACCGCAATGTGTACCAGCGCGTACGTCACGAGGAACATGAACGCTGCAACGTCGGCAAGCGTTGCAATAGGGAGTGGGCTGGCAATGAGGAGAAGAATAACGACACCAGTTGCGATGATTGCACGGTACGGCGTCCTGTATCGATCATGGATCTCGTTGAGCCAGTTGGTGAGGATCTTATCGCGCCCCATGGCGAAATTGACACGTGCGGCAGAGAGGATCGACGCGTTTGCTGAGGAAATTGTCGCTAAAATCGCGCCGATGATCATAATACCGGAGCCGATGACGGCGAATTCCACCGTGAAGCCCGCAATAGTTAGGGAACCAAACACGCCAGCTGCTACCGCAGCGACGTCGGCAACCGGAACGTCCGACGCTGCAAGGTCGGGAACTGGAAGCAGTCCCGTGCTCACGAGCATGACGAGAACGTAGAGGATAGTCGGCGTCACCACTGCCGCAATCATTGACAGCGGGAGATTGCGACCAGGATCTTTGATCTCTTCTGCGCTGGTCGCAATCACCTCGAACCCGATGAACGTGACGAATACTGTGCCTGCGGTCGCTCCAACAGCTGCCCATCCTTCTCCTGCGGTAAACGGCGTGAGAAGGTCAGGGTTGACGCTCACGAGCCCGACAGTGATGAAGACTAAAATTAGGCCAACCAGTGAAATGACGATCACGTTCTGAAGTGAACCGGTTTCCTTGACGCCCCGATAGTTGATCGCTACGAGCAACGAGGCCATGATGAGGGCTGCTAAAACCACGAGAAGTGCGTCTGACGGTTGATTGAGCAGGTATTGGCCGAATCCGAGCATGTAGAACGCCGTTGCGAACATCAGTCCGCCCCACATTCCCCAGCCGACAATCGTGCCGAAGAAACTGCCGAGGGCGTGGTTCACGTAGTAGTAGCTCCCTCCGGCTTTCGGCATTCCGGTTGCCAGTTCTGAGAGTGAAAGGGCTGCGAGCAGCGCGACGATACCGCCGATCACGAATGATACCATGCTGGCGGGTCCGGCGCTTTCGGCAACGATTCCGGGGAGGACGAAAATCCCAGCCCCGATCATCGTGCCGAGACCGAGCGTGTACGCTTCGAGGAAGCCAAGATCACGGGCGAGTTCCTGATCAGACATTAATTACGTACACCTCGGACGTGACCAGTGGTTCATTAGGTTGATAACAGGGTTGTTCGTTCCCGATCCCTGAATCTCATTCATATATGGGTTACTGATACGCCCCTCAATAACTGTATTGAATCTTGTTTCGCTAACCCAAAATATTTCACGGAGTGTCTTCTTGAAATGCTTTGAGCATTCCTTCTGTGATACCCTCTCTCGAAAGGACAGTGAGTAAATCCCCGGATTTGATTTCGGTTTTCCCTCGCGGGGTGAGAACAGTATCGTCACGCTCGATAGAGACGATCAACAGTTCGTCATCGAGTGTGCCATTTTCTCCGGCCTGTTCGAGGGTTCTATTTGCAATTGGTGCGCCCTCCGGAACAGTAAGTTCGATTACTTCTGAACCACCAGTGAGGCTAATGAAGTCTGAGAATCGTTGTTCCATTTCGGTTGGTCCATACGGATGGTAGCCCTGATAATCATCAGACCGAACGAGGTCCTCATCGACGATTTCGAGCCCGAGAGAGACGATCTCCTGGGAGACTTCCTGAAGATCATTCGTGTTCTCTCCAACTGCAAGAATTCGGAGGTTCTCACGACCTGTGAGCAACTCTCGTACGTTGACTACTCCGGAAATTGTTCGAATCTGTTGGGCAAGCCGCTGACGCTCATCGACTGGAGCTGTGCAGACGTACAAGCTCGTTAGCAGTCCGTCTGCCCGTTCAAAATCGATGTTTGCGTGATACCCTCTGATGATGCCTGCGTCTTCGAGTTGTTGAATGCGATTCCGAATGGTGCCTGGTGAAACGCCCACTTCATCGGCAATCATTGGCGCAGATGTGTTTCGAGCATCTTCCATGAGTGCGTGGATAATTCGCTTGTTCACTTCATCCAGCCGAATGCTCATGCTGATACGGTAGCAGACCTGTATAGAAGAGTTCTGGCTTTCTCATTCTCGAAACAGCGCTCCATCATACCCCAAACACTGCCCCATCGAATGCTTAATTATCCCTGCCCCATTTTGATGGATGCGTAATTGAGAACACTTATATTGTCGAATCAATAATTAGCCAGTGATAGACACATGACGCTACCTACGAACGAGACGAACAGGACGCCAGTCATTCGGTTTTCGTCGGGAGGAGAGAGAAATGGCTAGCTCGATCCTGAAGCACATCGTCGTTCCGGTAGCAAACGAAGACGATGCAACTGAGACATGTAAGGCGCTCGACTCGTATATTGATGATGAGACTGAAATCATCACCATAGTACACGTAATCGAAAAGACGCCGGGATACATGGACAAAGCTCCGCTAGAGGCCCGTCAGCAGCAAGCAGAGCGCGTGTTCTCGATCATCGAGGACTATTTCCAAACCGGTCCGGTTATTCAACGCGAACTCCGGTACGGGACAGATGTGGTTGACGAAATTCTCGATGCAGCGGAAGAACACGACGCGACAGCAATCGGGTTTACTCACCGAGAAAGTACCCGACTGCAACGTCTCCTATCAGGGAAAGGATCGTACCGTCTAACCACCGAAAGTGAGCAACCAGTCGTTGTATTCTCTCGAATCGATTCGACAGATCAGTAACGAGGCGAATTCATATGTACATTATCATCGTCGGCGCAGGTAACATTGGGTCAAATCTGATCGAACGGGCAGTAACAGACGGTCACGACGTGGTCGTAATCGAACGTGATGAAGAGCGAGCGACCGCCGCTTCAGCAGCGTATGACTGTCTCGTCCTGAACGCCGATGCAACGAACAACGGGACACTCAGAGAAGCGAATATTGACCGAGCGGACGCGATTATTTCCACCACAGATGTGGACGCAGTCAATATCATGGTGATGCTCCTCGCACAGGAACACGACGTGCCGAATCGTGTCAGCGTCGTTCACGACCCCGAACATCTCCCCGTGTTCGAGAAAATCGGCGTGACCATGATTGAAAATCCACAACGCCTGATCGCAGACTATCTCTACCACTCCGTGCAGTATCCGGGGGTCAGCGATTTCATCGAGTTAGATGATAAAACAGAGTTAGTCGAACTGACCGTCTCCGAAGACGCACCGATGAGTGGTCAACCACTCAATACGGCACAGGAGTCCGGAAACCTTCCCGAAGGCTGTCTCGTCGTGGCGCTCATGCGGGACGGCGAAATCCGAGCGCCGCGCGGTGACACGACGATCCGAGCAGGCGATAAAGTGACCGTCTTCACTGATGATACCGCATTGACCGATGCTGTGGCTGCGTTCACCGACAATCAATCATGAGGATCCAGTATCGGACAGTCGGGCGAGACGTCGGTCGCATCCTTCAGGTTGTCTCGCTCATGCTGGTTGTATCGATTCTAGTTGCGGTGGTCAACCGCGAGTTCTACGCCGCACCAGCGTTCGCCATTTCTGCCGTGATTATGGGCGGTGTCGGCATTGCGCTCGCGCGGTGGTTTGCTGACGCACCGTCACCAGGGAAGCGCGAGGCGATGGTTACTGCTGCCAGTGCGTGGGCAACAGTCGGTGTCTTCGGTGGACTCCCGTTTCTGCTCATCGCGTGGACAATTGCAGCCGATCCATTCCCTGCATGGACGAATACACCCTCAATGAACGAGACCATCGCCGTGTTTCTGCATCCACTTGACGGAATCTTCGAGAGCATTAGCGGATTCACCAGCACTGGGCTGACGATGGCCGCTATTGAAGATGACCTTCCGCGGTCACTTCACTGGTGGCGCTCGTTCACCGAGTGGATCGGTGGCGTTGGCGTCATCGTGTTAACCGTTGCAATCCTTGCACGTCCCGGAAGCGGGTCGCTTACGCTCTTTCAGAGCGAGGCACGGTCGGAGAAGATCCACCCGAGCATCGTTTCGACCGTCAAAGAGATCTGGAAGATCTACCTCGGGTTTACGCTTGCAGCAATCGCCCTGTTTCTCGCCGCCGGAATGCCACTCTGGGGAGCGATCAATCACGCGATGACCGCCATCGCTACCGGTGGATTCTCGATTCACGCAGATTCGATAGGCCATTACGGCAGTCCTCTCATCGAATACGCCGTCATTCCAGTAATGATCGCAGGCAGTATCGCGTTCCCTATACACTATCTCATCCTTAAGGGCGAGTTGCGGAATTTCTACGCGGATATTCAGACTCGCTGGGTGTTCATCTGGTTCACCATCGGCTCACTCCTGCTCGTCGGACTCTTGTCGCTCGGTGGCCAGTACGATACGTTCGAGGAGACGTTCCGAATCGGCCTGTTCCAATTCGTATCTGCGACATCGAACACGGGATTCGGAACCACGACAATCGGTGGAGGAACCGAACGATTCTGGGCCGCTGGAGCAACGCTATTCATCTGTCTCGGAATGCTAACTGGTGCAGCTGCCGGATCAACAGTCGGCGGGCTGAAGCTCATTCGCGTGATCACACTCCTCAAAGGAACTATCTGGCAGATTCAGAGCGTCTTCGCACCTGATAACGCAATCCGACACTTGCGAATAGGAAAGCGAACGCTCAGCGAGCAGCAAATCAATCGAGAGTACACAGAGGCAGCGGTCGTACTCATCCTCTGGATTGTTTTCCTCATCATCGGGATTGCCGTTTTGCTTTGGACGCTCTCCCCGGATCATCCCGTGGAGTACGTCATTTTTGACGTGATGAGCGCACAGAGCAACGTCGGGCTGGATGCGGGAATTACCGGGCCAGATATGCCCGCCACTGCGAAAGCGATGTTGATTATCAATATGTGGATTGGCCGTCTAGAGATCATCCCAGTCGCAGTGTTACTCGGTGTGACCTTCAGGCGTCTTAAGGTGTATGCGGAGTAACGATCCGGGATTAATACTAAGAATCTACTTCCGGTGATCGGCTTAATACGCAAAAGAGCATATGTTAGTGTGTACCATGAGGACACCTCGTCTCCGCGATCCCCGTTCATTCATGGATATCTTTCCTGTGTTGATGTTTACCGTAGCAGTGGTATTTCTCGTGCTAACGTTCACAGATAGCGACCTAATTAGACTCGAAATGTTACTTTTCTTTGGGGTGGTCATAATTTGGGTTCTATGGGCAGTCAACAATATTCTCCAGCACTCTCGTCGATATTGAATCACTAAACAAAATTGGAGATATTGAGAGCTTTGATCATCGACCTCGTCCTGACTGGTTGTGAGATTGTTTCGGTGGCGTGAGTCGATCCTGCCCCGAAACAACTCCTCTTGATATGATAAATTCCCAATAGTTCTCCTGTGGGCCGTGCCGAGATAGGCTGAAAACCAGGATTTTATATTTCGACTCCATTATTAGTGATTTCATTTGTAGGTTTCCAAACGCCGAATCTCTGCAACTCCACATTCTTCGCGTGCTTATAAACCTACAAATGAAACTCGGAAATTCACGAGTTAGTGACTACAAATCCGGTGCGAAAATCGGACGAGACCGAATTAGCAACTACGGACCATTCATAGATATGATAGTTAGTTCGAAATCCGCAAAAACCGACAGCGCAACCGCTACCGAATCAGTGAACCCAGAGTGAGAAAAGCGTTACCCGAACTCACGCAAGAAGTCGCCTAACGCCCGCACGAACGTCTTTGCTGTGATCACTGGCGGTGACCGGATCGGCTCGTCGAGCGCGACCTTGATTAGATAATCCGTCAGCCGCCACAGATTGTAGATCAGCGTCGACAGCGCGAAGTTACACAGCCGAAGCCGGTAATCTGTCGATGATGTCTTCGGCATGAAATCCTTGATCGACTTGTACTGGTTCTCGATGTCCCATCGACGACTGTACCCGTTCACGACACTCGAGATTTCTTCGGGCTCGACGCAGTCCTGGTTCGTTACGAACACCGCGTACTTTCCGTCAGCATCATCGCTCGTACTGGGAGCATAGAGGAACTCAGCCTCGTGGTGGACCTCACCGTCGATTCCGAACGGGACGTTGTGCTTGACAGCTTCGTCCGCCGTTGGATGTTTCTGAATATTTTGGATATCCTCTAAATCATCCTCATATGTCGGAACCGGCGAGAGGTACGTGAGCCCGCGATCGTGAACGTCGGCGTACACGCGATTGACGTAGAATCCACGATCGAACATCACCAGATCCAGGTCGACGAACTGCTCGGCCCGGTCAAGCAACCGACTTACTAAGTCGGCTTTCGAGTACGATGGAGAGTCGTCGGGTTCCCACGCAGAGTTCTCTTTGACCGGCTCAATACCGAGAACGATCGGTGCGTGGTCTCCAACCAGCGTGATAGTGGCGTACTTGTACCCGCGCTTGTACTCGCCGTCTTTCTTGTACCCGCTCACCATCTTCGGGTAGTCTGGCTTCGTGATCCCCGCCTCCTTGTCCTCCCACGGCCAGACGTGGAACTGCTCGTGGGTGATGTCGATCGCCGCAACGGTCTGACGAGAGTCGAAGGGATCGTCACCACGGATCGAGTTGATGATGTTTTCCGTCGCGGCGTTGAACGCCGTCATAATAGCGTCCCGAATCTGGTCGATCTCGGGCATCGAGTTATCGTCCTCGAAGTCCTCGAACGTGAGCTGGCCGTCCGAGTCTTTGGGCATGGCTATCTTCTTGATTGCCCGTAGGAAGGTCGAGTCGTCGCAGATGAGTTCGTCGTCGGTGAGCCAGCCGTACTCGGCTTCTGAATGAGCACTACCGTTGTTCGCGCAGATACTCGCAAACATATCCAGCATTACCTCGTCGGAGTACGTCTTGTGGGCTGCTCGGTGCGTGTCGAACTCAGGGATAACGTGTTTTCGAGCGAGCGTCAGCGTCTTCTGGGCCTTCTCTTTCTTATACTCGTTCGCGCTTTGTGACTCCTCCTCGGCGTCGGCTGGGACTGACGGAACGAGGCCTTCCGTGAGGACGTCGTTGTCGAGAGCAACTTTCCGGATACCAGCAACCGTCTGATTAAGGATCTCTTGGGTATCTTCGCTGAATTGCGCGTGCGTGTACGAAAGCTCTTGTTGAGTGGGTGTATCCGAGAGATCGGTGATATCGAGGTGGAAGCTCTTGACTAAGCTCGGCTCCCGTCCAAGTCGTTGCGCTAATTCATTCTGGGAGATGCCTCGAATCCCTTTGAACAAGAGCGTGCGGAACATCTCGTCAGTTCCAAAGGTTACGCGGTTCTGATCGCGGGCGTCCTCCAGTTCGTTGACGGGGATTGAGAGTTTACGGATGACATCCCAGAGGTGGTCTTCACGCTCACAGAGCGTCTCCGCGTGAACAATGATTGACTCAGCAACAGCCGACGGATCAGTTGGCATTGAGCCACCTCCAGGACAAGCTGCTCTGTTTTTGGGCTGCGGTCGACCAGATACTGGAGTGATCGTGTGTAGAAGCGTCTGCTGTGAAGGAGCGAATATCAGTGTAGGATAGAGTGAAAATATGATTGTGCATTAGTGCCGGTTGTCTGCTCTTGGCTTGTGGTGGGGGACATATGAAGAGGTATGCGTGCTATACTTGGAGAATTGATTGTGGCCAGAATACGGTGTAAGTCAAGAATCAGTATGAATCGGATATCGGTTGGAGTTATAGTAGTAGACTGAGAACAGGTAGGTACGATGGGATTGGACGAACTCGAGTCGTTTCTTCGGAAGAAGGGAGCGGCGGAACTTATCACGGAGATCGGAACGGGAACAGCGACGTTCAACGCACTCGTCGACGCGGTTGCGGTAAGTGGATCGACGGTCTCCTCGCGACTCTCTGAAGGCGTTGAGCGTGAGGTGTTCACGGTGAGTCACTGGCCAACCGAGCATGGGACAGAGAAGCGGTATGAGCTCACCATCCTCGGGCGTCGTGTGTATGATTGGGCAGTGCAGACGGAGTTCGAGCGGAAGATTCGAGAGCTCCGGCGGGTTCGGCAGGAACGTGAGACGACGTTCGAGCAGCTGATCGGGAAAATCAATCGGGATATGGAGATTCGCAAAATGGTCACCGATTCGGACCCAATGCAAGATCAGGACATTAACCTCCCTGAAGGCACGTCGTTCGTGCCGAAGATGCCGTCAGAAGACGAGCTTCGTAAAGCTAAATACGAACGGATGGAAGCCAATCTCAAGCCAGTCGAAGAAACCGAAGATACCGATGAAATAGGAGAGAACAGCGAGTAACGCAGGTCGTCAATTAGGGCTCAGATCGTACAGTTGCCCCGACAGACGCAGCACCATTCGTCAGACTGTCATCTTGATCCAATCAAACGCCCTTACTAGCGTCGAAAGATACGGAAGGCTGACCGGCAGAGGGTTGTGTATGGGAAAATCAAATGATCCACAATCTAATTTATACTAACAAAAATTCGGTTGTTTAGAAGTGCCTTGACGGAGCGCCGCACAACTTCAACATCGAAGACGGAGACGGCAACGGCTTCTGAGTACGGAAATCATAGCGGCAACAGCACGGAAACCCACCCGTTCACAGTAGTTGCTGATTCGATCAGGAAAACCGGGAGGATGGAAGCTCCGTATCGGCTCTGACTTCGTGAAATCGTGCCCCAGGTCTGGCCAGAGAGTGCAACAACTGCCGAATCATCCCGTCAGCCGCTGTTCTCCCAGTCTTGCCAGTACTGAGGGGCGGATAGCTCGTTCACAGGATCGCCAGAGACATGCTTCGACACCGCTGCGCAAGTCTATCTACGGTGGGAATCGCAATTGGTACGGATTTACTGGATGGTCCATTAGATTACCACACAATTCGGTAAATGAACCACAAAACGCAAATGAGAACCACAGTTATTTCAGGTATGAACGAACAACTGTCGTGGCGATTGGTTTATCTGGCTGGTGGGCTCGTATTTATTTCGGCAACAGTTCATCTCATCGTCGGCATACTTGGGCTCTATGAGTCACTCGGCTTGAATGAGGGAACCGCCACGTTACCGGTGCTATTCATTCTTGCTGCACTCGTCGCCTATGCTCTGATTGGGGCATATCTCACCAACCGTATCGCACCAATTCCGGCTTATGCGTTCGGAGCTGTATTGATGGCTCTATATATTGTCACCTTCGCTGACTGGCATGCGTTCGGTTACGCCGACACCCTCCTTCCGCTCGAGACAATCGGTCTCGATCCCCATTACCATGAGGACCCTGTGGTACAGATATTGCTTGATCACCTCCTCAATGATCCGTTTGCGCTGGTTAGTAAGATCGCGGAGACAGGTGCAGTACTTATTCTCGGCATGCTAGCCCTGAGTGAACGCATCCGACCGTCCTAATCGAACGTCGCTCATTCTGAGAGATTGTAGCCCGACGGAGTAGTAATCTCACTGATATTCCGATCCTTCGAGAGTAGCGCTGTAGAGCTCAATTCTGGACCAAGGGATGAAAAGTTGAAGGGTTGTGAATCGCCTTGGGACTTGACCCGTGGCATTCCCTTCGATACCTCTGTAAAATTCCCTCGCTCGTTCGACGATTTCGAGATTCGCACCAATCATCTCTTAGTTATCCATGCATAACTTCGTCTAAGATGGCTTCTAACCGATCCGATATTGGTCGCCGGACTGTTCTTCGGGGCACCGGAGCGGCAATGCTCACTGGGACACTGGCCGGCTGTTCGGACATCCTTTCGCTGGGCTCAACTGGTGCTAATGATAATGTCGTGCTTGACCTGCCGGAGGAGTATGACCAGCGTTCCGAAGCCGATTTACCATACCCAATTCACGGAGAGGAACTCCCGGCAGCGACTGCCCCCGCGCCCCTTCACGATCGTGAGGTATCGACCCGGGAGTTCGTCGGTGATCGGCACGTCATGTTGACCGGCATATTTACGCGCTGCTCGGAGGTCTGTCCACGGCTGGTCGAACCTCTTGTGCAGGCACAGGCGGCATCTATCAAGGACGAATTTGCCGACGAGTTTGCGTTTCTTCCAATAACCTTCGACCCGGAATACGATACCCCAGAACAGATCACCGAATACAGCGAAGAACGAGGGGCTGACCTCGATATCGGAAACTGGTGGTTCCTTCGCCCAGAAAGCCGACAACGGGCTGAAGAAGTTACCGATACCTTTGGCGTTCTCTCCGAGTTCGTACCAGAGGACGATCGAGAGATGGAAAACATGGCATGGGTTCACAATAACGTCGTCATATTGGCAAACGCTGATGGCTACGTTGAGCGGACATATACCCGCGAGCCGCCGAACCCTGCGACAGCTCTTGAAGATGTCGAGACACTCCGTGAACGGTGGTGACCATGCGGCGGCGCGACCTTCTCGCTGGCATCGGTAGCTTAGTAACACTAGGCGGAGGTATCGCGTTGGCGTTCGGAAAGCTTGGCGGGCCCGACGGAGCTGCCGGGATCCAGCCGGTTGACCTAGAGACGGTGGATACAGCCGGTAGTTCCGGTGAGACTGTCACTGTCCCTGCACTGGGTGAGCCGACGTTTATAAAATTCTTTGCAACTTGGTGTACTGTTTGCCAGGGAATGATGCCTGAGCTCGCTGTCGCCCACGAGGAAGTTAATGATGAAGTGCAGTTCTTGTCGGTAACCAACGAACCGGTAGGCATCACGACCACTCGTGAAGAGGTCGTTGAATGGTTAGAAGAGCACGACGGTAACTGGCCAGTCGCATTGGATTCCGAGCTTGAATTAACGGAGCGATTGGACCCTTCTGGTGTGCCGTATGCCTACGCGCTAGATTCCGATAACCGCGTCGTCTGGGAACATCGCGGCGATGCTACCGCTGATGAATTAATCAAGGGGATTCGATCGGCGATGGGCGAAGAGTAACGCTACGGTATGATCTGTAACATAATGCTCGGAAATTGGACTCAAAATGGAGGTGTACTCGGTGAGTACTGAACCGTACGCAACGCTAACTCTTGCAATTGGGGCGGGGGCAGCGACGTTTTTTGCCCCCTGTTCATATGCCTTACTTCCGGGCTATATCGGGTACTATGTCTCTGCGACCGACAGCAATAGGGCACCACTCGCTGGTGCTGTCGTGAGAGGCACTGCAGCCGCTGTGGGCGTATTGGTGGCCTTTGGTCTCCTAGCTGCTGTCACCGTGACCGCAAGCGATATTGTTGAGAGTGCCCTACACGTGATCGAACTTTTGGTGGGAATCTTTCTGGTCGGATTTGGCCTAGCGGTTCTTCAAGGGTGGACAGGGAGTTTTCATGTACCACTCCCTGAACGGCGGGCTACCGTTGCTGGCTTCGGGTTTTTTGGCACACTCTACGCGCTAGCGTCGGCTGCCTGTGTACTTCCAGTGTTCCTTGGCGTAGCACTGCGAGCGACGACACTTCCACCGACAGAAACTGCAGTAGTTCTCGGCGCATATGGAGGCGTCGTCGCCGTGTTGATGCTCGCTACAACAGTCGCTATCGCAACCGGGCGTTCGCTGGACATTGAGCGCGTCGTTGGTCCCGATCGGTTGATATCGGCTGCTGGTGTACTGCTTATACTGGGCGGAATTGGACAACTGTACGTCGCATTAACAATCTCGTAGGGCTCAGTGAGGGTGTCGATTTTCCCTTCTAGAATCGAACCAGAGATGGTAACTCAATTCGGCTAAATGGTGAAATAGAGCATCGCATCTTCGTACCCTATGACCACACGCACAACGCCAGAATTGACCGCCAGCGCTACATCAGCGCTCTATGATTGAGACGGTCAACTCGGCTGTCAAGCGCTCGCACGGCTCGCCGTGCGAGCGCGGTCCGATTTCGGGAGTTCCGAGAAATCGCTTTGATGTGTGTCGTCTATAACATCAAGCGAGGCGTGGAACAGTGAATTGCACCACCTTATGGCGATTCAACACGGCCCCATAGATAGTTTATGCTCCAATCACCAGTATCGTCCATGTTCGCTGTGAATTTTTGGGGTAGCGAATGGCTGGATCCGCAACTGGCTCCCCTTCTCGTCCTGATAATCGTTCTTGCGGTGGTCGGTACGGTTATCCTGTTCGGAATCAGCCTTATCGCGTATTTGAGGCGACAAACCGTCCGCTATTTGTTGATTACGTTCGTCTTAGGGATACTCGTGGCTCGCTCTGTTGTCGGGCTTGGAACAGTCCTTGGACTCGTTCCAATGACTGTCCATCATCTCGTTGAACATGGCGCGGACGTCCTCATTTCAACTACTCTGCTCTATATGATATATCGAGGCGGCTCGCCAACAGCTACACGTTCTATCGAAACGAACAGGTATCAATAGACGCATGACTCCGTCGCGCCGAAGCGGGCGCGACGGAGTCGCTCATAACGCTCGTCCGGATCAAGAAGGAACACTTCT
Proteins encoded:
- a CDS encoding universal stress protein, which produces MASSILKHIVVPVANEDDATETCKALDSYIDDETEIITIVHVIEKTPGYMDKAPLEARQQQAERVFSIIEDYFQTGPVIQRELRYGTDVVDEILDAAEEHDATAIGFTHRESTRLQRLLSGKGSYRLTTESEQPVVVFSRIDSTDQ
- a CDS encoding Lrp/AsnC family transcriptional regulator; amino-acid sequence: MSIRLDEVNKRIIHALMEDARNTSAPMIADEVGVSPGTIRNRIQQLEDAGIIRGYHANIDFERADGLLTSLYVCTAPVDERQRLAQQIRTISGVVNVRELLTGRENLRILAVGENTNDLQEVSQEIVSLGLEIVDEDLVRSDDYQGYHPYGPTEMEQRFSDFISLTGGSEVIELTVPEGAPIANRTLEQAGENGTLDDELLIVSIERDDTVLTPRGKTEIKSGDLLTVLSREGITEGMLKAFQEDTP
- a CDS encoding potassium channel family protein, with amino-acid sequence MYIIIVGAGNIGSNLIERAVTDGHDVVVIERDEERATAASAAYDCLVLNADATNNGTLREANIDRADAIISTTDVDAVNIMVMLLAQEHDVPNRVSVVHDPEHLPVFEKIGVTMIENPQRLIADYLYHSVQYPGVSDFIELDDKTELVELTVSEDAPMSGQPLNTAQESGNLPEGCLVVALMRDGEIRAPRGDTTIRAGDKVTVFTDDTALTDAVAAFTDNQS
- a CDS encoding universal stress protein, yielding MGINKVPDQTVPDQARENDHGESKERINNIASKFRESGSNVTSKVIFTHNRRDTIDRVTKEGECNVILVPNHAGRMEWILVPLRGNTNIDRISDFVADLTTDELRRVTLLHVTDSESDQEGKPLLTEARQKLVDKGVDEQFIETDLITSHEVVETITEQAKNYDTIVIGGTEPSLLDRVFGDIPHRISQETGCPVFIIPPETKS
- a CDS encoding amino acid permease yields the protein MSDQELARDLGFLEAYTLGLGTMIGAGIFVLPGIVAESAGPASMVSFVIGGIVALLAALSLSELATGMPKAGGSYYYVNHALGSFFGTIVGWGMWGGLMFATAFYMLGFGQYLLNQPSDALLVVLAALIMASLLVAINYRGVKETGSLQNVIVISLVGLILVFITVGLVSVNPDLLTPFTAGEGWAAVGATAGTVFVTFIGFEVIATSAEEIKDPGRNLPLSMIAAVVTPTILYVLVMLVSTGLLPVPDLAASDVPVADVAAVAAGVFGSLTIAGFTVEFAVIGSGIMIIGAILATISSANASILSAARVNFAMGRDKILTNWLNEIHDRYRTPYRAIIATGVVILLLIASPLPIATLADVAAFMFLVTYALVHIAVVVLRRANPEEYEPDFLIPSALYPAVPILGFIACVGVMLQMAWEVQAISLGIVLIGILWYAFYAKDQALSTTLIGEAVAPTEDETTTDSTYRIVVPVSNPETERPLITYAAASAASQDVDAEIVAVNVIEVPPQMSPAQIEFEEERVETQQALLENAREIAEDLDVGIRTRAIVGRDAGEILLNVLSEEDANHVLLGWAGERRKRDVLFGSTIDPVLERASCDVTLVKNPSERPKRIVTLAGGGPHAPVSARRAGELHRAFPESTLTLLNVQPEPDENEDGSDPNEIGQETISEVATQADLDPKEYEESVIVSDDVRQTLVEEIRKYDTVCVGATGTSTVAQALYGSIPQTIVQESSGTVVMARGENRAPRTFRQALVQRLGGESTQTA